In Gemmatimonadales bacterium, one DNA window encodes the following:
- a CDS encoding glycosyltransferase: MKALVVAPHPFFTPRGTPFSVYYRTLVTAELGVEVDLLTYWEGQEVAIPGVRVIRIPWVPFTAKVPVGPSLKKLVLDLMMFLWTVGLLVRRRYDFVHAHEESVFFCSWLKPIFGFKLVYDMHSSLPQQLSNFEFTKSQLPIRVFERLERTALHSATAIVTICPDLAEQVESQLADTSHHFLIENSIFEDVKLAPASPSSTDETEIMQSVPLAPLVVYSGTFEAYQGLDVLIEAFAEVHRHRPDASLLLVGGTPVQVARYRALADSHGLNGGCRFTGRVSQATARCLSQRATVLTSPRIKGTNTPLKIYEQLASGIPLVATRIHSHTQVLDDDVCFLVEPTAAGLASGILQAITDPDKRETVTRGALELYDRRYARPVYEQKMRNMLELLRVRLAADRRAEGRLDALVDGINGYAFTLVVLALLTPVVMIRPVLMLLTRVTNSTATTVRIRLARRRLAPRVASTVAVD, encoded by the coding sequence ATGAAAGCACTGGTCGTCGCTCCTCACCCCTTCTTTACCCCCCGCGGGACGCCTTTCAGCGTCTACTACCGCACGCTGGTCACCGCCGAGTTGGGTGTCGAGGTCGACCTGCTGACCTACTGGGAGGGGCAGGAGGTCGCCATTCCCGGCGTCCGGGTGATCCGGATCCCCTGGGTGCCGTTCACGGCCAAGGTGCCGGTTGGACCGTCGCTGAAAAAGCTGGTGCTGGACCTGATGATGTTCCTGTGGACGGTCGGCCTTCTGGTGCGGAGGCGGTACGACTTCGTGCACGCACACGAGGAGAGCGTCTTCTTCTGCAGCTGGCTCAAGCCGATCTTCGGCTTCAAGCTGGTGTACGACATGCACTCGAGCCTTCCGCAGCAGCTCAGCAACTTCGAGTTCACCAAATCGCAGCTCCCCATCCGGGTGTTCGAGCGCCTGGAGAGAACCGCCCTGCACTCCGCCACCGCCATCGTCACGATCTGTCCCGATCTCGCCGAGCAGGTCGAGTCGCAACTAGCAGATACCTCCCATCATTTCCTGATCGAGAACTCGATCTTCGAGGACGTGAAGCTGGCGCCTGCCAGTCCGTCCAGCACGGACGAAACGGAGATCATGCAGTCGGTGCCGCTGGCGCCTCTGGTGGTGTACAGCGGCACGTTCGAGGCATACCAGGGTCTCGATGTGCTGATCGAGGCCTTCGCCGAGGTCCACCGGCACCGCCCCGATGCGTCGCTGCTGCTGGTGGGTGGCACCCCGGTGCAGGTGGCCCGGTACCGGGCCCTGGCAGATTCCCACGGGCTGAACGGCGGGTGCCGGTTCACCGGCCGGGTGTCCCAGGCTACCGCGCGGTGCCTGTCTCAGCGGGCCACCGTACTCACCTCTCCGCGGATCAAGGGCACCAACACGCCGCTCAAGATCTACGAGCAGCTCGCCAGCGGCATTCCCCTGGTGGCCACCCGGATCCACTCGCACACCCAGGTCCTGGACGACGATGTCTGCTTCCTGGTCGAGCCGACCGCTGCCGGTCTGGCCAGTGGTATTCTCCAGGCTATCACCGACCCGGACAAGCGAGAGACGGTGACCCGCGGCGCCCTGGAGCTGTATGACCGGCGGTACGCCCGGCCGGTGTACGAGCAGAAGATGCGCAACATGCTCGAGCTGCTGCGGGTCCGTCTCGCGGCGGATCGCAGGGCCGAGGGACGCCTGGATGCCCTGGTCGACGGGATCAACGGCTATGCCTTCACGCTCGTGGTGCTCGCTCTCCTCACTCCGGTGGTGATGATCCGTCCGGTGCTCATGCTTCTCACCCGGGTGACCAACAGCACGGCGACCACGGTGAGAATTCGGCTGGCGCGGCGGCGGCTGGCCCCCCGGGTGGCCTCGACCGTCGCGGTGGACTGA
- the asnB gene encoding asparagine synthase (glutamine-hydrolyzing): MCGIAGVVPLNGGAAADGVQLAAMCSTIVHRGPDSEGCDIRDGIALGMRRLSVIDVSGGRQPMFNEDRTVRLVFNGEIYNFRELRAELVAAGHRFATASDTEVLVHLWEEHGSGFAARLNGMFAIALHDSRRRRFVLVRDHFGIKPLYYALTRQHLVFGSEVKAVLASGLTGRSLDLDALGQFLAWEYVPAPATLLQEVRKLGPAEMLEVDLTTSQIARHTWWRLPAPGNPRNGDLPRTPGEWEEAIDAKVHESVQRQLVSDVPLGAFLSGGVDSSLVVAAMGPAHTYSIGFDDPSYNEVAWSKRVAESLGVTHSVEVIRPDVVGLFEHLMPFLDDPIGDFSIFPTYLVSRLARREVTVVLSGDGGDEIFGGYDTYAAQEKARAWRRIPGFVRQGMMEPLIGALRPRPAKKGLVNKARRFVEGLQNDERLGHARWRLFAGSALRRELFAPEAHAALSTPVEAHILELAGEVAGRSEVDRELYIDLKSYLSDNCLVKIDRMAMACSLEGRVPLLDPELVELAFRMPAELKVGREGTKILLKRVAARHVPKECVYRPKEGFSIPIKNWLGGELRPLVDDLLSSERLRREGVFRVETIERLRREHDAGVANHSHVLWSLTVFEDWRARWGV; the protein is encoded by the coding sequence ATGTGCGGCATTGCGGGCGTCGTGCCGCTCAATGGCGGCGCGGCGGCCGACGGCGTTCAACTGGCCGCGATGTGCTCCACCATCGTTCACCGGGGGCCGGACAGCGAAGGGTGCGACATCCGTGACGGGATCGCCCTCGGCATGCGGCGGCTCTCGGTCATCGACGTGTCCGGTGGCCGGCAGCCGATGTTCAACGAAGACCGCACGGTGCGACTGGTCTTCAACGGCGAGATCTACAACTTTCGTGAGCTCCGTGCCGAGCTGGTGGCGGCCGGCCACCGGTTCGCCACCGCAAGCGATACCGAGGTGCTGGTCCATCTCTGGGAAGAGCATGGATCGGGATTCGCCGCCCGGCTCAACGGCATGTTCGCCATCGCGCTGCACGATAGCCGCCGGCGCCGTTTCGTCCTGGTGCGCGATCATTTCGGGATCAAGCCGCTGTACTATGCCCTGACACGGCAGCACCTGGTCTTCGGGTCGGAGGTCAAGGCGGTCCTCGCCTCCGGGCTCACGGGACGAAGCCTCGACCTCGACGCGCTGGGCCAGTTCCTCGCCTGGGAATACGTCCCCGCGCCCGCGACGCTCCTCCAGGAAGTCCGCAAGCTCGGGCCGGCGGAGATGCTGGAGGTGGATCTCACCACCAGCCAGATCGCGCGGCATACCTGGTGGCGGCTGCCCGCCCCGGGAAACCCGCGCAATGGCGATCTGCCCCGCACCCCCGGCGAGTGGGAAGAGGCCATCGATGCCAAGGTCCACGAGTCGGTCCAGCGGCAGCTGGTCAGCGACGTGCCGCTGGGTGCCTTCCTGTCGGGCGGAGTCGACAGCTCTCTGGTGGTCGCGGCGATGGGGCCGGCCCACACCTACAGCATCGGCTTCGACGACCCCAGCTACAACGAGGTCGCCTGGTCCAAGCGGGTGGCTGAATCGCTCGGCGTCACCCATTCGGTCGAGGTGATCCGTCCGGACGTGGTGGGACTGTTCGAGCACCTGATGCCGTTCCTGGACGACCCCATCGGCGACTTCTCCATCTTTCCAACCTATCTGGTCTCCCGGCTCGCCCGGCGGGAGGTGACGGTGGTGCTGTCGGGCGATGGCGGCGACGAGATCTTCGGCGGCTACGATACCTATGCGGCCCAGGAGAAGGCGCGCGCCTGGCGCCGGATTCCCGGCTTTGTCCGCCAGGGGATGATGGAGCCGCTCATCGGCGCGCTCCGGCCGCGCCCGGCAAAGAAGGGGCTGGTCAACAAGGCGCGCCGTTTCGTCGAGGGACTGCAGAACGACGAGCGGCTGGGCCACGCCCGCTGGCGGCTCTTCGCCGGCTCGGCGCTCCGGCGCGAGCTGTTCGCCCCCGAGGCGCATGCCGCGCTGAGCACACCGGTCGAAGCCCACATCCTGGAGCTGGCCGGGGAGGTGGCCGGACGGTCGGAGGTGGACCGCGAGCTCTACATCGACCTCAAGAGTTACCTGAGCGACAATTGCCTGGTGAAGATCGACCGGATGGCGATGGCGTGCTCGCTGGAGGGCAGGGTCCCGCTGCTGGATCCCGAGCTGGTCGAGCTGGCCTTCCGGATGCCGGCCGAGCTCAAGGTGGGGCGCGAGGGCACCAAGATCCTGCTCAAGCGGGTGGCGGCCCGCCATGTGCCGAAGGAGTGCGTCTACCGGCCCAAGGAAGGCTTCAGCATCCCGATCAAGAACTGGCTGGGAGGCGAGCTCCGTCCCCTGGTCGACGACCTGCTCTCCTCCGAGCGGCTCCGCCGCGAGGGCGTGTTCCGGGTGGAGACGATCGAGCGACTGCGGCGGGAACACGATGCGGGCGTGGCGAACCACAGCCACGTGCTGTGGTCGCTGACGGTATTCGAGGACTGGCGCGCGAGGTGGGGGGTGTAG
- a CDS encoding asparagine synthase-related protein produces MLLGAAGSIARDRFGLLAGWRGEAEDEVSWVGGEEAVAAVRPWAVPALDAEQRWAVDSATGSWLAVSGHIFHDTAGTPSGRPRSLAGFLLTRLTERGIPALDQLDGSFAIAWYDGRVQRLHLIRDRIGAEGLYYAQSGPNLVFGSRVRDLHGTGALPGGICPRGLAEYLTYCYIPSDATLDRDVRQVPAGGLLVVEPGRGVVETRRWYRVSFAGPYLTDEQAIADQFRTLLEATVLRRAGNLRPGVFLSGGMDSSSVLTLLRRHQPGAIRTYSYRCASASFDESVYARAMSAAAGSEHTEVLFGPDDALEIDQVVSAMELPFCDLGLEVATWLLARAAGGQVDYVLTGTGGDEVWASHPVYAAQRIVGLYEKLPVPRLVNRALIRFAGSLPDSDRKRDLRVILKRLLPPESFSRDLMHYRWKAYYAPGDLTELLAPEVAAAVREADPFECVRRGFDGYDGPDDQVTPCIYNDYTTMVPSFANRARLLRSFGVELRSPFLDRELIDFGARVPSRLKLEGIERTKRLFRKGMEGVLPDVINHRKDKLGLSIPLKNWLREESRIAEHLTQACGQEALEELGLFRPEAIARMLREHRERRANHSQRLWAVFVLQLWLRGRGSLKGAPPLQARFHAI; encoded by the coding sequence TTGCTTCTGGGTGCGGCAGGATCCATTGCGCGGGACCGGTTCGGGCTCCTGGCGGGCTGGCGGGGCGAAGCGGAAGACGAGGTCTCCTGGGTCGGCGGCGAGGAAGCCGTGGCGGCCGTCCGGCCCTGGGCGGTGCCGGCGTTGGACGCGGAGCAGCGCTGGGCCGTCGATTCGGCGACCGGCTCATGGCTCGCCGTATCGGGGCACATCTTCCACGACACGGCCGGAACCCCGTCGGGACGGCCGAGGAGCCTTGCCGGCTTCCTGTTGACCCGGCTGACCGAGCGGGGGATCCCGGCGCTGGACCAGCTGGACGGCTCGTTCGCCATCGCCTGGTACGACGGCCGGGTGCAGCGGCTCCATCTCATTCGGGACCGGATCGGAGCTGAGGGGCTCTACTACGCGCAGTCGGGGCCCAACCTGGTGTTCGGCTCCCGCGTACGCGACCTGCACGGCACCGGAGCGCTGCCGGGCGGTATCTGCCCCCGCGGCCTCGCGGAGTATCTCACCTACTGCTACATCCCCAGCGATGCGACGCTCGACCGGGACGTCCGTCAGGTGCCGGCCGGCGGTTTGCTCGTGGTGGAGCCCGGGCGCGGCGTCGTGGAGACGAGGCGCTGGTATCGGGTCTCATTCGCGGGACCGTACCTCACGGACGAGCAGGCGATCGCGGACCAGTTCCGCACTTTGCTGGAAGCCACGGTGCTGCGCCGCGCCGGGAATCTCCGGCCCGGGGTGTTCCTCTCGGGCGGAATGGATTCGAGCTCGGTGCTGACGCTGCTCCGCCGCCATCAGCCGGGCGCCATCCGCACCTATTCGTATCGCTGCGCCTCGGCCTCGTTCGACGAATCGGTGTACGCCCGCGCGATGTCGGCTGCGGCCGGCAGCGAGCACACCGAGGTGCTCTTCGGCCCCGACGACGCACTGGAGATCGACCAGGTCGTCTCCGCCATGGAGCTGCCGTTCTGCGATCTGGGGCTCGAGGTCGCCACCTGGCTGCTCGCCCGGGCCGCGGGCGGGCAGGTGGACTACGTGCTCACCGGCACCGGCGGAGACGAGGTCTGGGCCAGCCATCCGGTCTACGCGGCCCAGCGGATCGTCGGGCTGTACGAGAAGCTGCCGGTGCCGAGGCTGGTCAACCGGGCGCTGATCCGCTTCGCCGGGTCACTCCCCGACTCGGACCGGAAGCGCGACCTCCGGGTGATCCTCAAGCGTCTGCTGCCGCCGGAGTCGTTCTCCCGCGATCTCATGCACTACCGCTGGAAGGCCTACTACGCACCCGGCGATCTCACGGAGCTCCTGGCGCCGGAGGTGGCGGCGGCGGTGCGGGAAGCGGACCCGTTCGAGTGCGTCCGCCGCGGCTTCGACGGCTATGACGGGCCGGACGACCAGGTCACTCCCTGCATCTACAACGATTACACCACCATGGTGCCCAGCTTCGCCAACCGCGCGCGGCTGCTGCGGTCGTTCGGGGTGGAGCTGCGCTCGCCGTTCCTCGACCGCGAGCTGATCGACTTCGGGGCCCGGGTTCCCAGCCGGCTCAAGCTGGAGGGCATCGAGCGCACCAAGCGGCTCTTCCGGAAGGGCATGGAAGGCGTGCTGCCGGACGTCATCAACCACCGGAAGGACAAGCTCGGCCTCTCCATTCCGCTCAAGAACTGGCTGCGCGAGGAGAGCCGCATCGCGGAGCATCTCACCCAGGCCTGCGGTCAGGAGGCGCTGGAGGAGCTGGGTCTGTTCCGGCCCGAGGCCATCGCCCGCATGCTCCGGGAACATCGTGAGCGGCGGGCCAATCACTCCCAGCGGCTCTGGGCCGTCTTCGTGCTCCAGCTCTGGCTCCGGGGACGGGGCTCACTCAAGGGCGCACCTCCACTCCAGGCCCGATTCCATGCGATTTAA
- a CDS encoding NAD-dependent epimerase/dehydratase family protein — protein MKVLVTGARGFIGRSQVVHLSQRGWDVVAMDLTPLADQPPAGVTVATADIRVPEQWRPALAGADVVIHLASAHLQVDLPESVYWETNVKSLRPLLEASRDAGVKHFVHTSSVGVHGSLASVPGDEDAPLAPESVYEQTKAAGEVEVRGFLADAGSMGVTIVRPAWVYGPGDPRTERILSAVSRGRFIMFGGGRNHRHPIYIDDYVAGVERILLKPETFGRTYILAGPAYLTSRELIAAAEKVTGGRARIRVPLAVGYAAGLGAELAGRIVGVAPPISRRTLAFFTNRNAFLTARARRDFGFAPTVGIGEGFQRVWAAMQQGRHSTGH, from the coding sequence ATGAAGGTCCTCGTCACCGGGGCGCGGGGGTTCATCGGCCGGTCGCAGGTGGTGCACCTGAGCCAGCGTGGCTGGGACGTGGTAGCGATGGACCTGACGCCGCTGGCGGACCAGCCGCCGGCCGGGGTGACCGTTGCCACCGCCGACATCAGGGTGCCCGAGCAGTGGCGCCCGGCGCTGGCCGGTGCCGACGTCGTCATCCACCTGGCCAGCGCCCACCTCCAGGTAGACCTGCCCGAAAGTGTGTACTGGGAGACCAACGTCAAGAGTCTCCGCCCCCTGCTCGAAGCCTCGCGCGATGCGGGAGTCAAGCACTTCGTGCATACCAGCAGCGTCGGGGTGCACGGATCGCTGGCCAGCGTGCCTGGAGACGAGGACGCCCCGCTCGCCCCCGAGAGCGTCTACGAGCAGACCAAGGCGGCCGGAGAGGTGGAGGTGCGCGGTTTCCTGGCGGATGCCGGCTCCATGGGGGTCACCATCGTGCGGCCGGCCTGGGTCTACGGCCCGGGCGACCCGCGGACCGAGCGGATCCTCAGTGCCGTGTCCCGCGGGCGCTTCATCATGTTCGGCGGAGGGAGGAACCACCGGCATCCCATCTACATCGACGACTACGTCGCCGGGGTCGAGAGGATCCTGCTCAAGCCCGAGACTTTCGGACGCACCTATATCCTGGCCGGGCCGGCCTATCTCACCTCCCGGGAGCTCATCGCGGCGGCCGAGAAGGTCACGGGCGGCAGGGCCAGGATCCGGGTGCCCCTGGCGGTGGGGTATGCCGCCGGCCTAGGTGCGGAACTTGCTGGCCGGATCGTCGGCGTAGCACCCCCGATCTCCCGACGCACCCTTGCGTTCTTCACCAATCGGAACGCCTTCCTCACCGCCCGAGCGCGGCGCGACTTCGGCTTCGCGCCTACCGTCGGGATCGGAGAGGGCTTCCAACGGGTCTGGGCGGCCATGCAGCAGGGCCGCCACAGTACCGGTCACTGA
- a CDS encoding methyltransferase domain-containing protein yields MQSPTSPERERPWQLRLFDKTLKKKQKLALLRRLLGPVDPGNRLLLLTNGDNNGAMNYVLRRSGGRWSWGECEAAAIPEMRRFLGEPVVHCTPERLDFPDASFDAVIVIDVHEHLTETAPLNRELFRIVRPGGRAIITTPNGDLGKLAVRIKDRVGMTKDTYGHVRVGYTIDELRQMLASAGFRAGATGSYSQFPTEMIELGINLAYVKLLSRRKQPAGNTEHGPIAPSSGDQVRKVEKTLKLYSLIYPVCRAVSSLDVLMAPFTTGYAVAVVGSKPKQ; encoded by the coding sequence ATGCAGAGCCCGACTTCCCCGGAGCGCGAGCGCCCCTGGCAGCTCCGCCTGTTCGACAAGACCCTGAAGAAGAAGCAGAAACTGGCGCTGCTGAGGCGCCTGCTGGGGCCGGTGGACCCGGGCAACCGGCTGCTGCTGCTCACCAACGGTGACAACAACGGCGCCATGAACTATGTCCTGCGCCGGTCCGGCGGCCGCTGGAGCTGGGGGGAATGCGAGGCGGCAGCGATTCCGGAGATGCGGAGGTTCCTGGGCGAGCCGGTGGTGCACTGCACGCCCGAGCGGCTCGACTTCCCCGACGCGAGCTTCGACGCCGTCATCGTGATCGACGTGCACGAGCATCTCACCGAGACGGCGCCGCTCAACCGCGAGCTGTTCCGCATCGTGCGGCCGGGTGGCCGCGCCATCATCACCACGCCCAATGGCGACCTGGGCAAGCTGGCGGTCCGGATCAAGGATCGGGTCGGTATGACCAAGGACACCTATGGGCATGTGCGGGTAGGGTATACCATCGACGAGCTGAGGCAGATGCTCGCGTCGGCCGGGTTCCGGGCAGGCGCCACGGGCAGCTACTCCCAGTTTCCCACCGAGATGATCGAGCTGGGGATCAACCTCGCCTACGTCAAACTGCTGAGCCGGCGCAAGCAGCCGGCGGGCAACACCGAGCATGGGCCCATCGCCCCCTCGTCGGGCGACCAGGTGCGCAAAGTCGAGAAGACCCTCAAGCTCTACAGCCTGATCTATCCGGTCTGCCGCGCGGTCTCGTCGCTCGACGTGTTGATGGCGCCGTTCACGACCGGGTACGCCGTGGCCGTGGTCGGCAGCAAGCCCAAGCAGTGA
- a CDS encoding glycerol-3-phosphate dehydrogenase/oxidase yields the protein MIRDPAALARSEFDLAVVGGGIYGICAAHEAARRGLAVCLVERGDFVSATSSNSLKTVHGGLRYLQHGDLRRMRESIRERAMLLRTAPHLVRPLPFVIPTHGHGLGSKAVMRTALLLNDLVGFDRSAGVREDRRIPPGRVIGREEVRAMVPDLDARGLTGGAIWYDCQIANTERLALAYLRSAVDHGAVCANYVEATGLLLRDGRVQGVRARDRLGGDVFEIRARTVLNAAGPWADRLLQALPGARTVRRFHPSKGMNLVTRRLFGDHAIGFTVPTEFRDSDAVLNKGTRLFFVVPWKQFSLIGTRHLLYQGDPDDFRITEDDIEVFLGEINAACPSAALSRKDVLAVLGGLLPEVPRAGPHEVQLVKHSRVYDHAGEGAVSLFSAVGVKWTTARLTAEEAVDLVERRLRPGESPRRPAERPLPGGDIEELDGTARETAPAGVSTVVMHHLRQNYGSIAGELFGYVRADPSLGAELVAGSPVIGAEIVFGVEREMAQRLDDVVLRRTELSAGGYPGPEALRRCAELMGSVLEWSPERRESEIARTEAMLRQGLAITSS from the coding sequence GTGATCAGGGATCCTGCCGCTCTCGCCCGCTCGGAGTTCGATCTGGCCGTGGTCGGCGGCGGCATCTACGGTATTTGCGCCGCGCACGAAGCCGCTCGCCGCGGACTCGCGGTCTGCCTGGTGGAGCGGGGGGATTTCGTCTCGGCGACCTCGTCCAACAGTCTCAAGACCGTCCACGGCGGGCTTCGTTATCTCCAGCATGGCGACCTCCGCCGGATGCGCGAGTCGATCCGCGAGCGCGCCATGCTTTTGCGCACCGCGCCCCACCTGGTGCGGCCGCTCCCGTTCGTGATCCCGACCCATGGCCATGGTCTCGGCAGCAAGGCCGTGATGCGCACCGCGCTCCTGCTGAACGACCTGGTCGGATTCGACCGCAGCGCGGGCGTGAGAGAGGATCGCCGGATCCCGCCCGGCCGGGTGATCGGACGAGAGGAAGTCCGTGCGATGGTGCCGGATCTCGATGCGCGCGGGCTCACCGGCGGCGCGATCTGGTACGACTGTCAGATCGCCAATACCGAGCGGCTCGCGCTGGCGTACTTGCGCTCCGCGGTGGACCATGGCGCCGTCTGCGCCAACTACGTCGAGGCCACCGGACTCCTCCTCCGGGACGGCCGGGTGCAGGGAGTGCGGGCACGTGACCGTCTAGGCGGCGATGTCTTCGAGATCCGAGCGCGGACGGTCCTGAACGCCGCGGGACCGTGGGCCGACCGGCTGCTGCAAGCGCTCCCGGGCGCTCGCACTGTGAGGCGGTTCCATCCCTCGAAAGGGATGAACCTGGTCACCCGCCGGCTCTTCGGCGACCACGCCATCGGTTTCACCGTCCCGACCGAGTTCCGCGACAGCGACGCCGTGCTCAACAAGGGCACCCGCCTGTTCTTCGTGGTGCCATGGAAGCAATTTTCCCTGATCGGCACCCGACACCTGCTCTATCAGGGCGATCCGGACGATTTCCGGATCACCGAGGACGACATCGAGGTCTTCCTCGGCGAGATCAACGCCGCGTGTCCCAGCGCGGCGCTGTCCCGAAAGGACGTGCTCGCCGTGCTGGGCGGGCTCCTGCCCGAAGTGCCGCGAGCCGGCCCGCACGAGGTCCAGCTGGTGAAGCACTCGCGGGTCTACGATCACGCGGGCGAGGGAGCCGTGAGCCTGTTCTCCGCGGTCGGCGTCAAGTGGACCACCGCGCGCCTCACGGCCGAGGAGGCCGTGGACCTGGTGGAGCGTCGGCTCCGTCCCGGCGAATCGCCCCGCCGTCCAGCCGAGCGACCGCTGCCCGGCGGCGACATCGAGGAGCTGGACGGCACGGCCCGCGAGACCGCGCCGGCGGGCGTGAGTACCGTCGTCATGCACCACCTGCGGCAGAACTACGGCTCGATCGCCGGGGAGCTGTTCGGCTACGTTCGCGCGGACCCGTCGCTGGGCGCCGAGCTGGTGGCGGGCTCGCCGGTGATCGGCGCCGAAATCGTGTTCGGGGTCGAGCGGGAGATGGCGCAGCGGCTGGATGACGTCGTGCTTCGCCGGACCGAGCTGTCTGCCGGCGGCTACCCCGGCCCCGAAGCATTGCGGCGCTGCGCCGAGCTGATGGGCTCGGTGCTGGAATGGAGCCCGGAGCGCCGGGAGAGCGAGATCGCACGGACCGAAGCCATGCTTCGGCAGGGGTTGGCCATCACTTCGAGCTGA
- a CDS encoding sugar-transfer associated ATP-grasp domain-containing protein, producing MLAREQGLSRFGMLGEAAVLAFKGRMSVDTYFHYRLFDPTLTSDAKRRYLSEAPRANDRLWSALTPVRYRFLYENKLIFNRYFASAGLPLARIYGVFDPLARRTAGGETLRNAAELAGFLRGRRADGFVFKPTEGIHGLSILVLRGAAPDDPDTFLTLAGERYDAAALVAVARDTAALKLQNPEADASSFLVEERIRPHPELAELIGPTLCSVRVVTVVALDGSPKIVGSVYKLQPKPVGVDHLLYGALGCWVDPDTGALGPGRNRDSCEYTSLIPGTDRSFVGYRLPCWNEVKEVALRAAAAFPWARGIGWDIGISDRGPVIIEGNPRWSPSLIQLPAPRGLMDGELEAVLRTSRNR from the coding sequence GTGCTTGCGCGGGAGCAGGGGCTCAGCCGATTCGGCATGCTCGGCGAGGCCGCCGTGCTCGCCTTCAAGGGCCGCATGAGCGTCGACACCTACTTTCACTACCGGCTCTTCGATCCCACCCTCACGTCCGACGCGAAGCGACGCTACCTCTCGGAGGCACCCCGGGCAAACGACCGGCTCTGGTCAGCCCTCACCCCCGTTCGTTACCGCTTCCTGTACGAGAACAAGCTGATCTTCAACCGCTACTTCGCTTCCGCCGGCCTGCCCCTGGCCAGGATCTACGGCGTGTTCGATCCTCTCGCGAGACGGACCGCGGGGGGCGAGACTCTCCGAAACGCGGCGGAGCTGGCCGGTTTCCTCCGGGGCCGCCGCGCGGATGGCTTCGTCTTCAAGCCGACCGAGGGCATCCATGGCCTCTCGATCCTGGTGCTCAGAGGCGCGGCGCCAGACGACCCGGACACCTTTCTGACGCTCGCCGGCGAGCGGTACGACGCTGCCGCATTGGTCGCGGTGGCCCGCGACACCGCCGCGCTCAAACTCCAGAATCCCGAGGCCGACGCCTCTTCCTTCCTGGTGGAGGAGCGGATTCGTCCGCACCCCGAGCTGGCGGAGCTCATCGGGCCCACGCTCTGCTCAGTCCGAGTCGTGACCGTCGTGGCCCTGGACGGGAGCCCGAAGATCGTGGGGTCGGTCTACAAGCTTCAACCCAAGCCGGTGGGGGTGGACCACCTGCTGTATGGGGCGTTGGGATGCTGGGTGGATCCGGACACCGGTGCTCTCGGTCCGGGTCGGAACCGTGACAGCTGCGAGTACACGTCGCTGATCCCGGGAACGGATCGTTCGTTCGTCGGATATCGGCTTCCCTGCTGGAATGAGGTGAAGGAGGTGGCGCTGCGGGCGGCGGCGGCGTTTCCGTGGGCCCGGGGGATTGGATGGGACATCGGGATTTCCGACCGCGGGCCGGTGATCATCGAGGGCAACCCACGCTGGTCGCCCTCGCTGATCCAGCTGCCGGCCCCGCGCGGGCTGATGGACGGGGAGCTGGAGGCGGTGCTCCGGACCAGTCGCAACAGATAG